The bacterium genome contains a region encoding:
- a CDS encoding histidine triad nucleotide-binding protein yields MPDCLFCKIAAGAIPAERVYENDDVLVFPDIHPVARVHVLVIPKRHFATTIDMAEDAPELFGAMMKAANEVARKKGIDRSGFRVIFNTNADGGQEIFHVHMHLLGGEPIGALRAR; encoded by the coding sequence ATGCCGGATTGTCTGTTCTGCAAGATAGCGGCGGGGGCTATCCCTGCCGAACGTGTGTACGAAAATGACGATGTGCTCGTATTCCCCGACATTCATCCTGTCGCGCGGGTACACGTGCTCGTCATCCCGAAACGCCATTTCGCCACGACCATCGACATGGCCGAGGATGCACCCGAGCTCTTCGGCGCCATGATGAAAGCGGCAAACGAGGTTGCACGGAAAAAGGGGATCGACCGGAGCGGTTTCAGGGTAATCTTCAATACGAACGCGGACGGCGGACAGGAGATTTTCCATGTCCACATGCACCTCCTCGGCGGCGAACCGATCGGAGCGCTCCGTGCACGGTGA
- a CDS encoding neutral/alkaline non-lysosomal ceramidase N-terminal domain-containing protein, translating to MKSHQRILSIITARAVCVFSGALLILFCPSRLPYAQGWKAGTAAVIVTPEQPAWMAGYGSRDKKSEGKIHDLYVKALALEDPKGNRAVILTADLIGINLDFSTRVKTQIEKQYGIPRKAILLNASHTHCGPEVRASDMPFYQPEESVREIEAVTAWVEKRYVEVIGNAIRNLKPANLTFSKAMPVPFAVCRRFPTPEGIVYRSGPSSYYTGGSRDDTVPVLRVSDTNGSIITILFGYTCHPITLAGYEFCGDYPGFAQRYIEEMYPGATAMFAQGCTGDLVPNARYQVEYAMGHGRALADAVKKALDGDQIPVTGILRFDYDEIPLDLQPLPDRKTLENDLKSDDANTRGKAAFFLHKLDNNEPVEPILPFPVQVLRIGNEVLMIGLGGEPVVDYAVRFKSEFLTQFTWVLGYCNYQFGYLPTWKVLKEGGYEADGAMRHMPFTGPFTDTVEHKVVEGVRRLVKNVSE from the coding sequence ATGAAAAGCCACCAAAGGATACTTTCCATCATCACGGCCCGGGCTGTGTGTGTATTTTCCGGTGCGCTGCTGATTCTGTTCTGTCCGTCCCGGCTTCCTTACGCCCAGGGGTGGAAAGCCGGAACAGCAGCCGTAATCGTAACGCCGGAACAGCCCGCATGGATGGCCGGTTACGGCAGCCGTGACAAGAAATCCGAGGGTAAAATCCACGATCTCTATGTCAAGGCGCTCGCCCTCGAAGACCCGAAAGGCAACAGGGCGGTGATTCTGACAGCGGACCTCATCGGAATCAACCTGGATTTCTCAACCCGTGTCAAAACTCAGATCGAGAAGCAGTACGGTATTCCGCGCAAAGCGATTCTCCTCAATGCATCGCATACCCACTGCGGCCCGGAAGTCCGTGCTTCTGACATGCCTTTTTATCAGCCTGAAGAATCTGTCAGGGAAATAGAGGCAGTGACCGCCTGGGTGGAAAAGCGCTATGTCGAGGTCATCGGTAATGCGATCAGAAACCTCAAACCCGCCAATCTGACATTCTCGAAGGCCATGCCGGTGCCGTTCGCCGTCTGCCGCAGGTTCCCGACTCCGGAAGGTATTGTCTACCGGTCGGGCCCGTCATCATACTATACGGGCGGGTCGAGGGACGATACCGTTCCGGTGCTCCGGGTGAGCGATACGAACGGATCGATCATAACGATTCTCTTCGGCTATACCTGTCACCCCATCACGCTTGCCGGGTACGAGTTCTGCGGAGATTATCCCGGATTTGCCCAGCGCTACATCGAGGAGATGTATCCGGGTGCGACCGCCATGTTCGCGCAGGGATGCACGGGTGACCTTGTCCCCAATGCGCGCTACCAGGTCGAGTACGCCATGGGGCACGGGAGAGCGCTGGCCGATGCGGTGAAAAAGGCGCTCGATGGCGACCAGATTCCGGTTACCGGGATACTGCGCTTCGATTACGACGAGATTCCGCTCGACCTTCAGCCGCTTCCCGACCGTAAAACCCTCGAGAACGACCTGAAATCCGATGATGCAAATACCCGCGGCAAGGCAGCCTTTTTTCTCCATAAGCTCGACAACAACGAGCCGGTCGAACCGATACTCCCGTTCCCTGTCCAGGTGCTCCGTATCGGAAACGAAGTGCTCATGATCGGGCTCGGCGGGGAGCCGGTTGTTGATTATGCGGTCAGGTTCAAATCGGAATTCCTGACCCAGTTCACCTGGGTGCTCGGATACTGCAACTACCAGTTCGGGTACCTCCCGACATGGAAGGTGCTCAAGGAAGGCGGCTACGAAGCGGACGGCGCCATGCGTCACATGCCCTTTACCGGGCCGTTCACCGATACGGTCGAGCATAAGGTGGTCGAGGGTGTCCGGAGGCTGGTGAAGAACGTTTCCGAATGA
- a CDS encoding beta-lactamase family protein: MKNILKTLSVIACIFSVVSSLPCSAAPLTGASLEAKVDSIVARQNVTARTPGCAIAVVRDGEIIFKKGYGSANLDYDIPITPQTVFNIGSISKQFAASAIQILAGEGKLALDDDIRKYLPDFPEYGHTITIRHLLHHISGIRDYEALMVPANMPYDKNYSPEELYEFITRQRELNFVPGAEFSYSNSGFVLLGMIVKKVSGLSLGEFTAKRIFEPFGMKNSFFYEKMHVIVRNRATGYDKDGSGYITGLYDNYTVGASNLCTTVEDLARWDRNFYGSAVGGPDFIANMLDQGVLNDGEVIDYACGLRVSEYKGLKTVSHNGWWAGFRAGMVRFPDQRFTVICLSNTTGFNPYSVPYMIADLCLSDVLKPVSPAETRINNMTAGSKQILSAPEATAYTGDYYSDELRVTYAVAAGGDGLVLKTPITYDFVGYHFITAENSLIRLDADSFGTGELTVDFQRGTGGAVTGLVLGIPSVKLKLRFTRK, translated from the coding sequence ATGAAAAACATCCTGAAAACACTCAGCGTTATCGCCTGTATTTTTTCCGTGGTCTCGTCCCTGCCCTGTTCCGCCGCTCCGCTGACAGGCGCTTCACTCGAGGCTAAGGTCGACAGCATCGTGGCGCGACAGAACGTTACCGCCCGGACACCGGGCTGCGCCATTGCGGTCGTACGGGACGGCGAAATCATTTTCAAAAAGGGCTACGGGTCTGCGAATCTCGATTATGACATCCCCATAACGCCGCAGACGGTGTTCAATATCGGCTCAATTTCCAAACAGTTCGCCGCATCCGCCATTCAGATTCTCGCCGGGGAAGGAAAGCTCGCGCTCGATGACGATATACGGAAATACCTGCCAGATTTCCCCGAATACGGTCACACCATCACCATCCGTCACCTGCTCCATCATATCAGCGGAATCAGGGATTACGAAGCTCTCATGGTTCCGGCAAACATGCCCTATGACAAGAATTATTCCCCCGAGGAGCTGTACGAATTCATCACCAGGCAGCGTGAGCTGAATTTCGTTCCCGGCGCGGAATTTTCCTACAGTAATTCCGGTTTTGTCCTTCTCGGTATGATTGTAAAGAAGGTGAGCGGGCTGTCACTCGGGGAGTTCACGGCGAAACGGATATTCGAGCCGTTCGGGATGAAGAATTCGTTCTTCTACGAAAAGATGCATGTGATTGTCAGGAACCGCGCCACCGGTTACGACAAGGACGGTAGCGGGTATATCACGGGGTTGTACGACAACTATACAGTCGGGGCGAGCAATCTCTGCACGACGGTGGAAGACCTCGCGCGCTGGGACAGGAATTTTTACGGGAGCGCTGTCGGCGGGCCGGATTTCATTGCGAACATGCTCGATCAGGGTGTTCTGAACGACGGCGAGGTTATCGACTATGCCTGCGGTTTACGGGTCAGCGAGTACAAGGGTCTCAAAACGGTCAGCCATAACGGCTGGTGGGCAGGTTTCAGGGCGGGTATGGTCAGGTTCCCGGATCAGCGGTTCACGGTTATCTGCCTGTCGAATACCACGGGATTCAATCCCTACAGTGTACCCTACATGATTGCGGATTTGTGTCTGTCCGATGTTCTGAAACCGGTATCGCCTGCGGAAACCCGCATCAACAACATGACAGCCGGGTCGAAGCAGATACTGTCAGCGCCCGAAGCCACCGCGTACACGGGCGATTATTACAGCGACGAGCTCCGGGTCACGTACGCGGTTGCAGCAGGAGGAGACGGGCTTGTGCTCAAAACCCCGATAACGTACGATTTTGTCGGCTATCATTTCATCACCGCCGAAAATTCCCTGATCCGTTTGGACGCCGACAGCTTCGGGACAGGAGAGTTGACTGTCGATTTTCAGCGGGGAACCGGCGGTGCGGTTACAGGGCTTGTGCTCGGTATACCATCGGTGAAACTCAAGCTGAGATTTACCCGGAAATGA